One window of Aerococcus tenax genomic DNA carries:
- the pnuC gene encoding nicotinamide riboside transporter PnuC, with protein MQEQNKATKTLSLKECIHRALKPLNKVELAIIAFGFIVSLGFNLYGIITSLTSQEFDLNILMSLGMSIFGFLGTWTLAIQWQPTFIVNGIQNIFGIAAAAILGIYGDMFSSIYYLITEFVGHFSWAKRRDENGDLHVDQYFNLKIICQAVFFWTIGLGAFSYVLGGQQIVLDAITNGISFTAQQRQVTGHKDGYYLWLINDILSVILWLQAGNLIVGFSYLGMLAQGIAGLIIWSKGKSSALEYENECID; from the coding sequence ATGCAAGAACAAAACAAAGCCACTAAGACCCTGTCCTTAAAAGAATGTATTCACCGCGCCTTAAAACCACTCAACAAGGTGGAATTAGCCATCATCGCTTTTGGTTTTATCGTTTCCTTGGGATTTAATTTATACGGAATTATTACCAGTTTAACCAGCCAAGAATTTGACCTTAACATCCTTATGTCTCTGGGGATGAGTATCTTTGGATTTTTAGGCACTTGGACCTTAGCCATCCAATGGCAACCCACTTTTATTGTTAACGGGATCCAAAATATCTTCGGGATTGCCGCTGCCGCTATCCTAGGAATATACGGAGATATGTTTTCATCTATTTACTATCTCATCACCGAATTTGTTGGCCACTTCAGTTGGGCTAAACGTCGTGACGAAAATGGTGACCTCCATGTGGACCAATACTTTAATTTAAAAATAATTTGTCAAGCTGTCTTCTTCTGGACCATTGGTTTAGGGGCCTTCTCCTATGTATTAGGTGGTCAACAAATTGTCTTAGACGCCATCACTAACGGGATTTCCTTTACCGCCCAACAACGTCAAGTGACTGGTCACAAGGACGGCTACTATCTCTGGTTAATTAACGATATTCTTTCCGTGATTCTTTGGTTACAAGCAGGTAACCTGATCGTAGGTTTCTCCTACCTAGGCATGTTAGCTCAAGGGATTGCTGGCTTAATTATCTGGTCTAAAGGAAAGAGCTCTGCCTTAGAATACGAAAACGAATGCATCGACTAA
- the secA gene encoding preprotein translocase subunit SecA, whose protein sequence is MANILRKMFDNDKRELKRFNKQAKKVEALADKYSEYSDEQLRAKTTSFRERLAYGESLEDILVEAFATVREAAKRVLGLYPYHVQIVGGLALHYGNIAEMKTGEGKTLTETMPVYLNALEGKGVHVVTVNDYLARRDSVDMGEVYRFLGLTVGLNTNDLTAEEKRAAYHCDVTYSTNNELGFDYLRDNMVVYKEQMVQRPLHYAIVDEVDSILIDEARTPLIISGQAEQSTALYQRADYFVKSLKEEEDYVIDIESKTISLTEQGVDKAEAVFHLDNLYDVENGPLIHHIDTALRANYIMIRDIDYVVQEDEVKIVDGFTGRIMEGRRYSDGLHQGIEAKENVPIQNESKTMATITFQNYFRMYDKLAGMTGTAKTEEQEFREIYDMDVIQIPTNRPVQREDALDKIYPNLMTKFRAVADEIEARHKKGQPVLVGTVAVETSELLSRMLSERNIPHNVLNAKNHAREAEIIAQAGQEGAVTIATNMAGRGTDIKLGPGVKELGGLAVIGTERHESRRIDDQLRGRSGRQGDPGFSRFYLSLEDDLMRRFGSDRVKAIWENLQLEDDDVSIENPMLTRQVESAQKRVEGNNYDTRKSVLEYDEVMREQREIIYSQRQQVIDEKESLDKIMWAMIERTVERMVEQYTAGTEKEWNLEALYDQVSTEILRSDAIQLSDLEGKSQDELKQFITDKARQRFQEKLENIANPDLILEFEKVVILRAVDTRWTDHIDAMDQLRQGVGLRAYAQNNPLVEYQTEGYERFNDMISGIEYDASRIFMNSEIRQNLQRQQV, encoded by the coding sequence ATGGCCAACATTTTAAGAAAAATGTTTGATAACGATAAAAGAGAATTAAAACGTTTTAATAAACAAGCAAAAAAAGTGGAAGCACTTGCTGATAAATACAGTGAGTATTCCGATGAACAATTACGGGCAAAAACCACCTCTTTCCGTGAGCGCCTCGCTTATGGGGAGAGCCTAGAAGATATCTTAGTCGAAGCCTTTGCCACTGTCCGGGAAGCCGCTAAACGGGTTTTAGGTTTATATCCCTACCATGTCCAAATCGTGGGGGGCTTAGCCCTGCATTATGGGAATATTGCTGAGATGAAGACTGGGGAAGGTAAGACCTTGACGGAGACCATGCCAGTTTACCTCAATGCCTTAGAAGGTAAAGGGGTTCATGTGGTAACAGTTAACGACTACCTGGCCCGCCGTGACTCGGTGGATATGGGAGAAGTTTATCGCTTCCTAGGCCTGACAGTGGGTTTAAATACCAATGACTTAACCGCCGAAGAAAAACGGGCTGCCTACCACTGTGATGTGACTTATTCCACCAACAACGAATTAGGTTTTGACTACTTACGTGATAATATGGTGGTTTATAAAGAACAAATGGTCCAACGTCCCTTGCATTATGCCATTGTCGACGAGGTGGACTCCATCTTGATCGATGAAGCCCGGACGCCTTTGATCATTTCTGGACAAGCTGAACAATCCACAGCCCTTTACCAACGGGCCGATTATTTCGTGAAGTCCTTGAAAGAGGAAGAAGACTATGTCATTGATATTGAGTCAAAAACCATTAGCCTGACTGAACAAGGGGTCGACAAGGCTGAGGCGGTTTTCCACTTAGATAATCTTTATGATGTGGAAAATGGTCCCCTGATCCACCACATTGATACAGCCTTACGGGCTAACTACATCATGATCCGTGATATTGACTACGTGGTTCAAGAAGATGAAGTAAAGATTGTGGACGGATTTACTGGTCGGATTATGGAAGGACGGCGCTATTCAGATGGCCTCCACCAAGGGATTGAAGCCAAGGAAAATGTGCCGATTCAAAATGAATCTAAAACCATGGCCACCATTACCTTCCAAAATTACTTCCGTATGTATGACAAATTAGCCGGGATGACCGGGACAGCCAAAACGGAAGAGCAAGAATTTCGTGAAATCTATGATATGGATGTTATCCAGATTCCTACCAACCGCCCAGTCCAACGTGAAGACGCTTTGGATAAGATTTATCCTAACTTGATGACCAAGTTCCGTGCAGTTGCAGATGAAATTGAAGCCCGCCACAAAAAAGGTCAACCGGTATTGGTAGGGACAGTTGCGGTGGAAACTTCAGAATTACTGTCACGGATGCTCAGTGAGCGAAACATTCCCCACAATGTCCTAAACGCTAAAAACCATGCCCGCGAAGCTGAGATCATTGCGCAAGCAGGGCAAGAAGGCGCCGTAACCATCGCTACCAACATGGCGGGACGTGGGACCGACATTAAATTAGGACCTGGCGTTAAAGAGCTGGGCGGTTTGGCAGTTATTGGGACGGAACGTCATGAATCACGCCGGATCGATGACCAATTACGGGGCCGCTCTGGCCGGCAAGGAGACCCAGGTTTCTCTCGTTTCTACTTGTCCTTAGAAGACGACTTGATGCGTCGCTTTGGTTCAGACCGGGTGAAAGCAATCTGGGAAAACCTTCAATTAGAGGATGATGATGTCTCAATTGAAAATCCCATGCTGACTCGCCAAGTGGAATCTGCTCAAAAACGGGTAGAAGGTAATAACTACGATACCCGTAAGAGTGTCTTAGAATACGACGAAGTCATGCGTGAACAACGGGAAATCATCTATAGCCAACGACAACAAGTTATTGATGAGAAAGAATCGCTTGATAAAATCATGTGGGCAATGATTGAACGTACCGTTGAGCGTATGGTAGAACAGTACACTGCTGGAACGGAAAAAGAGTGGAACTTAGAAGCCCTCTATGACCAAGTCTCTACCGAAATTCTACGCTCAGATGCTATTCAACTTAGTGATTTAGAAGGTAAGTCGCAAGACGAACTCAAGCAATTCATTACCGATAAAGCCCGCCAACGCTTCCAAGAAAAGTTAGAGAATATTGCTAACCCTGACCTGATCTTGGAATTTGAAAAGGTAGTTATTCTGCGGGCAGTTGACACCCGTTGGACCGACCATATTGATGCCATGGATCAATTACGTCAAGGGGTAGGGCTAAGAGCCTATGCGCAAAATAACCCGCTTGTCGAGTATCAAACGGAAGGTTATGAACGTTTCAATGATATGATTTCTGGCATTGAATATGATGCCAGCCGGATCTTTATGAATTCTGAAATCCGTCAAAACCTACAAAGACAACAAGTTTAA
- the hpf gene encoding ribosome hibernation-promoting factor, HPF/YfiA family: MFTYNVRGENIEITPAIRDYAENKISKIEKYFKDAPDTTVYVNAKVYQNGEAKAEVTVPLPRLTLRAEETSQDLYGSIDLVVDKLERQVKKYKTRINRKSREKGISDVMFTENNQEDSKDDNDSNIEIVRTKSIAVKPMSAEEAVLQMEMLGHSFFIYEDAESESVSLVYKRHNGKYGLIEIEKDIVNE, encoded by the coding sequence ATGTTTACTTACAATGTTCGCGGAGAAAATATTGAAATCACTCCTGCTATCCGTGATTATGCAGAGAACAAGATTTCAAAAATCGAGAAATACTTTAAAGACGCTCCGGATACAACCGTCTATGTGAATGCCAAAGTCTACCAAAACGGAGAGGCTAAAGCAGAAGTTACCGTTCCCCTACCACGTTTAACCTTACGGGCTGAAGAAACCTCACAAGACCTTTACGGTAGCATTGACCTAGTGGTTGATAAACTCGAACGCCAAGTGAAGAAATATAAAACTCGGATTAACCGCAAATCACGTGAAAAAGGTATTTCTGACGTGATGTTTACTGAAAATAATCAAGAAGACAGTAAAGATGACAATGACAGTAATATTGAAATTGTCCGTACCAAGAGTATTGCGGTAAAACCAATGAGCGCAGAAGAAGCGGTCTTACAAATGGAAATGTTAGGACACTCATTCTTTATTTATGAAGATGCTGAAAGTGAAAGCGTGTCCTTAGTTTACAAACGCCATAACGGTAAGTACGGTTTAATCGAAATCGAAAAAGACATCGTTAACGAATAA
- a CDS encoding DEAD/DEAH box helicase, producing the protein MQDLLLGRLLAASELPDDLDLSSIPSLPAIKAEGKQLICQRCFNHMAFQPNPCICDGPCFYCLNCLAFAKLRTCDRLYYDLDPHFYFRDLCREQTYLEWPGTLSPQQEQCAKQLLTSYQAGRDHLVWAVTGAGKTEMIFPLVDYVLRQGQRIALATPRVDVCNELFPRFQAAFPEIDILLLHGKVDHPYRLSPLTIASTHQLLRFYQAFDLLIVDEVDAFPYHGDPLLEAASRRAVKDTGVRVELTATPSRDQQRAIKQEKIAASILPARYHRHPLPVPKHRWVGDWRQAIAKGRLPGVLGSTIKSFLKKDESFLLFLPHIALMEELEKILHRYFKQVSFTSVSSKDPDRIEKVAAMREQTYQFLLTTTILERGVTFPGIHVIVLGSEDRVFNTSSLVQIAGRVGRKPDQASGQVYFLHEGKTKASLEAVKQILWLNQEARKRGLIDE; encoded by the coding sequence GTGCAAGACTTACTTTTAGGACGGCTGCTGGCGGCGAGTGAGCTGCCTGATGACCTTGATTTAAGCAGTATTCCTAGCCTTCCAGCAATTAAAGCTGAGGGAAAGCAATTAATTTGCCAACGTTGTTTTAACCATATGGCTTTTCAGCCTAATCCTTGCATTTGTGACGGCCCGTGTTTTTATTGTTTAAATTGCCTGGCCTTTGCCAAATTAAGGACCTGTGACCGGCTTTATTATGACCTAGATCCTCACTTTTACTTTAGAGACTTATGTCGGGAGCAAACTTACCTAGAATGGCCTGGAACCCTATCACCCCAGCAAGAGCAGTGTGCTAAACAATTATTGACTTCCTATCAAGCGGGGCGGGATCACTTGGTTTGGGCGGTCACTGGGGCAGGGAAAACAGAGATGATTTTTCCCCTAGTGGACTATGTCCTCCGCCAGGGTCAGCGTATCGCCTTGGCCACGCCTCGGGTCGATGTTTGTAATGAGTTATTCCCCCGTTTTCAAGCCGCCTTTCCGGAAATTGATATTCTCCTCCTCCATGGCAAGGTGGACCACCCCTACCGGCTTAGCCCCTTGACTATTGCTTCGACCCACCAGTTACTGCGCTTTTACCAGGCCTTTGATCTTTTAATTGTTGATGAAGTCGATGCTTTTCCCTACCATGGTGACCCCTTATTAGAGGCAGCTAGTCGGCGAGCAGTTAAAGACACCGGCGTGCGAGTGGAACTCACGGCCACCCCTTCAAGAGACCAGCAAAGGGCTATCAAGCAGGAAAAAATTGCCGCTTCTATCCTGCCAGCCCGCTACCACCGCCATCCTCTCCCGGTTCCTAAGCACCGCTGGGTGGGCGATTGGCGGCAAGCTATTGCTAAGGGGCGCTTGCCGGGCGTATTAGGGTCAACCATCAAGTCTTTTTTGAAGAAGGACGAGTCTTTTTTACTCTTCCTTCCCCATATCGCCTTGATGGAAGAACTCGAAAAAATTCTCCATAGGTATTTTAAGCAAGTAAGCTTTACCAGTGTGTCCTCTAAAGACCCCGATCGGATTGAAAAGGTAGCCGCCATGCGTGAACAGACTTATCAGTTTTTACTGACTACTACTATTTTAGAGCGGGGTGTGACCTTTCCTGGAATTCACGTCATTGTCTTAGGGAGTGAGGACCGGGTCTTTAACACCTCCTCCTTAGTTCAGATTGCTGGACGGGTAGGACGAAAACCTGACCAAGCCAGCGGGCAGGTGTATTTCCTTCATGAGGGGAAAACCAAGGCCAGCCTAGAAGCGGTCAAGCAGATTCTCTGGCTAAATCAAGAAGCTAGGAAGCGGGGCTTGATTGATGAGTGA
- a CDS encoding ComF family protein, whose product MSECLLCQESFQEKLSLKELFTWKSWEPIIICPTCQEAFHYLKGPRCQQCSREWEEGDYCPDCLTWQREDGWYFRNYSLCAYNAVFKDWLHTLKSKGDVRVAGLFTQELKKIRGDYPGYTWLAIPGSSAKFKNRGFHQSELILDQAGIPYQRLIHLSGSKKKQAQLNRQERLANQRQIERLTEGPLPQKILLFDDVYTTGATIHQVARFLEAFGVEEITSLTLGR is encoded by the coding sequence ATGAGTGAGTGCTTATTGTGTCAAGAAAGTTTCCAGGAAAAGCTTAGCTTAAAAGAACTCTTCACCTGGAAGAGCTGGGAGCCTATTATTATCTGTCCAACTTGCCAAGAGGCCTTTCATTATTTAAAGGGGCCGCGTTGTCAGCAATGTAGCCGAGAATGGGAAGAAGGGGACTACTGCCCTGACTGTTTGACCTGGCAAAGGGAGGATGGCTGGTACTTTCGTAATTACTCGCTCTGCGCCTATAATGCTGTCTTTAAAGACTGGCTACATACCCTGAAAAGTAAGGGCGATGTCAGGGTGGCCGGCTTATTTACACAAGAACTCAAAAAGATTAGAGGCGATTATCCCGGATACACCTGGTTAGCCATCCCTGGCTCAAGTGCAAAGTTTAAAAATCGCGGTTTTCATCAAAGTGAGCTTATTTTGGACCAGGCGGGTATTCCCTACCAACGCTTAATCCACCTATCTGGATCCAAAAAGAAACAGGCCCAGTTGAACCGTCAAGAGCGCTTAGCTAATCAACGCCAGATTGAACGCTTGACAGAAGGGCCACTCCCTCAAAAAATTCTTCTCTTTGATGATGTCTATACAACCGGAGCGACTATCCACCAAGTGGCCCGCTTTTTAGAAGCTTTTGGGGTAGAAGAAATCACTTCACTCACGTTGGGACGTTAG
- a CDS encoding YigZ family protein has translation MIEYRTIKCAGEHEIEIKKSRFICRIQRAYTKEEADAFVEEVRKGHYRATHNCVAYQIGERNEIQRALDDGEPSGTAGVPMLEVLKNMDLKNVACVVTRYFGGTKLGTGGLVRAYSGAVSEAVHQIGVVERRLQTQVDVTIDYSLNGSMAYWVENSPYSLLDTSYLEKVTYHLGVPSQEVDKLQEELTNLTAAQASFQIGEEVYVDVPVPVDTDQ, from the coding sequence ATGATTGAATACCGTACCATTAAATGTGCTGGTGAACATGAAATAGAAATCAAAAAATCACGCTTTATTTGTCGGATTCAGCGTGCCTACACGAAGGAAGAAGCCGACGCTTTTGTTGAAGAAGTCAGAAAAGGACATTATAGGGCCACCCACAACTGTGTCGCCTACCAAATCGGTGAGCGTAATGAAATTCAAAGGGCCCTTGATGACGGTGAACCCAGCGGAACAGCTGGAGTACCCATGCTGGAAGTCCTAAAAAATATGGATTTAAAAAACGTTGCCTGTGTGGTTACCCGGTATTTTGGGGGCACCAAATTGGGAACTGGCGGTCTAGTCCGTGCCTATAGCGGCGCCGTTTCCGAAGCTGTCCACCAGATTGGTGTGGTTGAACGCCGCTTGCAAACCCAAGTCGATGTGACCATCGATTATTCCCTCAATGGTAGCATGGCCTATTGGGTGGAAAACTCCCCCTACTCTCTCCTAGATACCTCCTACTTAGAAAAAGTGACCTATCACTTAGGCGTTCCGAGCCAAGAAGTGGACAAACTCCAAGAAGAACTCACCAACCTTACTGCTGCCCAAGCTAGTTTTCAGATTGGTGAAGAAGTCTATGTAGATGTGCCTGTCCCGGTCGATACTGATCAATAA
- a CDS encoding deoxynucleoside kinase produces MIVFAGTIGAGKSTYAGKLAEYLGTKVFYEPVEENPILDKYYQDPKKYAFSLQIYFLNQRFKNIKAAFFDNNNVLDRSIYEDELFTYLNVLNGNISEEEFSIYRDLLANMMEELDSLPKKAPDLLVFLDSSLDNAVKNIKKRGRVYEQPSSDNGLYDYYRQLHSHYGQWYADYDQSPKMRLNVDNYDIHRPQDAQIIFDSIDTYLEKIQ; encoded by the coding sequence GTGATAGTTTTTGCTGGAACCATCGGCGCAGGGAAATCGACCTATGCCGGAAAATTAGCTGAATATTTAGGCACAAAAGTATTTTACGAACCTGTCGAGGAAAACCCCATCCTTGATAAATATTACCAAGACCCCAAGAAATATGCCTTTTCCTTACAGATTTACTTTTTAAACCAACGCTTTAAAAATATTAAGGCAGCCTTTTTCGATAATAATAACGTTTTGGACCGTAGTATTTACGAAGACGAACTTTTCACCTATTTGAATGTCTTAAACGGGAATATCTCTGAAGAAGAGTTTAGCATCTACCGTGACTTACTAGCCAACATGATGGAAGAATTAGACAGCCTACCTAAAAAGGCTCCTGACCTCTTAGTCTTTTTAGATAGTTCCCTAGACAACGCTGTCAAAAACATCAAAAAACGGGGCCGGGTTTATGAACAACCAAGTTCTGATAACGGCCTTTACGATTATTACCGTCAACTCCACAGCCACTATGGTCAATGGTATGCAGACTATGACCAATCACCTAAAATGCGGCTAAATGTGGATAATTATGACATTCATCGCCCCCAAGATGCTCAAATCATTTTTGATAGTATTGACACATATTTAGAAAAAATTCAATAG
- a CDS encoding bifunctional 4-hydroxy-2-oxoglutarate aldolase/2-dehydro-3-deoxy-phosphogluconate aldolase has product MAETFKERLGKEQLLPLYTVNDLGSVVLAEAVLSENNLSFIEVTYRSDLASQAIKQLADRGKLVVGAGTVRDLDTAKDAVDSGAQFIVSPGLSVEVVDYCLKQDIPVFPGAVTPSEIMQAMDLGLDVVKFFPANVYGGLSAIKSLAGPFFDIQFIPTGGVNSDNYTDYLANDAVLAVGGSFILSEKEVLKDEGQTASEKLAALNKQLH; this is encoded by the coding sequence ATGGCAGAAACTTTTAAAGAACGATTGGGTAAAGAGCAACTCTTACCCTTATACACGGTCAATGACTTAGGGTCGGTGGTCTTAGCTGAGGCGGTTTTAAGTGAAAACAACTTGTCCTTTATCGAAGTGACCTACCGCAGTGATCTAGCTTCTCAAGCCATCAAGCAATTGGCGGATAGGGGCAAATTAGTTGTGGGAGCAGGCACAGTCCGTGACTTGGATACCGCCAAGGACGCCGTTGACTCTGGTGCGCAATTTATTGTCAGTCCTGGTTTATCGGTTGAAGTGGTCGATTATTGTTTAAAACAAGATATTCCTGTCTTTCCGGGAGCAGTTACTCCAAGTGAAATCATGCAAGCCATGGATTTAGGCCTTGACGTGGTGAAATTCTTCCCAGCCAATGTCTATGGGGGGCTGTCAGCGATTAAGTCTTTAGCAGGACCTTTCTTTGATATTCAATTCATCCCCACTGGCGGGGTCAATAGTGACAACTACACCGACTATTTAGCCAATGATGCCGTATTGGCAGTGGGTGGGTCTTTTATCTTGTCTGAAAAAGAGGTCTTAAAAGATGAAGGTCAGACAGCTTCAGAAAAATTAGCGGCCTTAAACAAGCAGCTCCACTAA
- a CDS encoding response regulator transcription factor, which produces MKKVLVVDDEESIRKLLEYNLSKEGYEVTSSADGKAAYDLAGEKNFDFIILDLMLPSMDGMDVCKQLRQDKVNTPILMLTAKDDELEKIIGLELGADDYMTKPFSPREVVARMKAILRRSRDYGKVASDQEDKKEADQDPAGEEESVIQVGDITINKSDFSVTAHGQAVDMTKKEFELLTYLAERVDRIVSREILLSKIWDFDYSVGSRLVDVHISHLREKIEKDPKNPEYIITVRGFGYKFEVPKA; this is translated from the coding sequence ATGAAGAAAGTTCTAGTCGTGGATGACGAAGAATCAATTCGGAAGTTGTTAGAATATAACCTATCTAAAGAAGGCTATGAGGTCACTTCATCGGCTGATGGTAAGGCAGCCTATGATCTTGCAGGTGAGAAAAACTTTGATTTTATTATATTAGATTTGATGCTTCCTTCCATGGATGGAATGGATGTATGTAAGCAATTGCGTCAAGATAAGGTAAATACACCGATCTTGATGCTAACTGCCAAGGATGATGAATTAGAAAAAATTATTGGCCTTGAACTGGGAGCGGACGATTATATGACAAAACCCTTTAGTCCGCGAGAAGTAGTCGCGCGAATGAAGGCCATCTTACGTCGGTCACGTGATTATGGCAAAGTGGCTAGTGACCAAGAAGACAAGAAGGAAGCTGACCAAGACCCAGCCGGGGAAGAGGAATCAGTGATCCAAGTAGGCGATATCACTATTAATAAGAGTGACTTTTCTGTTACTGCCCATGGGCAAGCGGTAGATATGACAAAGAAAGAATTTGAACTCTTAACTTATTTAGCTGAACGGGTCGACCGGATTGTTTCTCGGGAAATTCTCTTATCCAAGATTTGGGATTTTGATTACTCGGTAGGTTCCCGCTTAGTGGATGTGCATATCAGTCACTTACGGGAAAAGATTGAAAAGGACCCTAAAAATCCTGAATATATCATTACGGTTAGAGGCTTTGGCTATAAATTTGAGGTGCCCAAAGCATGA
- the prfB gene encoding peptide chain release factor 2 (programmed frameshift), with product MEISELRHLLAENQEQLTSFGRSLDLEELEAQLAEYQDRMLAPDFWDDPNQAQEVINENNQVKAVYETYHKLLSTYEDLQAYDDLLSEEEADQELYQDFEDQVLAFQEEMEDYERHMLLNGPHDKAAAILDIHPGAGGTESQDWASMLLRMYQRWADSHDFTFTLFNYQAGDEAGIKSATFEIKGNNAYGLLKSEHGIHRLVRISPFDSNKRRHTSFASVEVMPEIDQNTEIEINDDDLRIDVFRASGAGGQHINKTSSAVRITHIPTGIVVSSQSQRSQLQNRETAMKTLQAKLARLLEEKNAQELDEIRGEKSEIAWGSQIRSYVFHPYQMVKDHRTNYEEGDTSKVMDGDIDGFIDAYLKETINQD from the exons ATGGAAATTAGTGAATTACGTCATCTATTAGCAGAAAACCAAGAACAATTAACCAGTTTCGGGAGGTCTCTT GACTTAGAGGAGTTAGAAGCCCAACTGGCTGAATACCAAGACCGCATGTTGGCCCCTGATTTCTGGGATGACCCGAATCAGGCCCAGGAAGTAATCAATGAAAATAATCAAGTCAAGGCTGTCTATGAAACCTACCATAAGTTATTGTCAACTTATGAAGATCTTCAGGCTTATGATGACTTACTTTCAGAAGAAGAGGCTGACCAAGAGCTCTACCAGGATTTTGAAGATCAAGTGCTCGCCTTCCAGGAAGAGATGGAGGATTATGAGCGCCATATGCTACTCAATGGCCCTCACGATAAGGCGGCGGCTATTTTAGATATTCATCCTGGGGCAGGAGGAACCGAGTCTCAAGACTGGGCCAGCATGCTGCTTAGGATGTACCAACGCTGGGCAGATAGCCATGATTTTACTTTTACCCTCTTTAACTATCAGGCGGGCGATGAAGCGGGGATCAAGTCGGCTACCTTTGAAATTAAAGGCAATAATGCTTATGGCTTATTAAAATCGGAGCACGGTATCCATCGTCTGGTCCGCATTTCTCCCTTTGACTCCAACAAGCGCCGGCATACTTCCTTTGCTTCCGTAGAAGTCATGCCTGAAATTGATCAGAATACAGAAATAGAAATCAATGATGATGACTTGCGGATCGATGTTTTTCGTGCTTCTGGTGCTGGGGGTCAGCATATTAATAAAACCTCATCAGCCGTTCGCATTACCCATATTCCAACTGGAATTGTCGTTTCCTCACAAAGTCAACGCTCACAATTACAAAACCGGGAAACCGCTATGAAAACGCTGCAAGCCAAACTCGCCCGTTTATTAGAAGAAAAGAACGCCCAGGAACTTGATGAAATTCGGGGCGAAAAGTCTGAGATCGCCTGGGGGTCTCAAATTCGTTCTTATGTTTTCCACCCCTATCAAATGGTCAAAGACCATCGCACCAATTACGAAGAAGGCGACACCAGTAAGGTGATGGATGGCGATATCGATGGCTTTATCGATGCCTATCTTAAAGAGACTATCAATCAGGATTAA